Proteins from a single region of Streptomyces spectabilis:
- a CDS encoding SpoIIE family protein phosphatase: MTEHLSPYEGRKAPVARPPAPADPRGALLRTPEPEVRGSAGVNAMPAQARTGEQDAGSEHAQSSTAATNGPGGHRPRPAPESVPGQPHTGAGEPRPAAELSSAAAGGPPGGTERRSGLPRPPGPAAMRRDGDRLRFVGAATRRIARGIDLDEIVMGLCRATVPTFSDAILVYLRDPLPVGDERPVGPLLLRLRRTDRIPEDHDTDGGTLPALQVQSDLATAAELCEVVGESALDHVLRGVRPVFADSPAALGALPQLLGEGRSAPGGQRAILAPLRGRRRVIGAAVFLRRPDRHAFEADDLLVAAQLATHSALGIDKAVLYGREAYIADELQRTMLPETLPRATGVRLASRYLPAAETARVGGDWYDAIPLPGSRVALVVGDVMGHSMTSAAIMGQLRTTAQTLAGLDLPPQEVLHHLDEQAQRLGSDRMATCLYAVYDPVSHRITIANAGHPPPVLLHLGGRAEVLRVPPGAPIGVGGVDFEAVELDAPAGATLLLYTDGLVESRLRDVWTGIEQLRERLAATAQLTGPDHPPPLEALCDEVLDMLGPGDRDDDIALLAARFDGIAPSDVAYWFLEPEDATPSRARRLARSALERWGLTDLNDAVELLVSEVVTNAVRYATRPITLRLLRTDVLRCEVGDDVPQLPRLRQARATDEGGRGLYLVNKLARRWGATRLSTGKVVWFELNQT, translated from the coding sequence GTGACGGAGCACCTCAGCCCCTACGAGGGCCGCAAGGCACCAGTTGCCCGGCCCCCCGCCCCCGCGGATCCCCGCGGGGCGCTGCTGCGTACCCCGGAGCCGGAGGTGCGGGGCTCCGCGGGGGTGAACGCCATGCCCGCGCAGGCACGTACGGGTGAGCAGGACGCGGGCAGCGAGCACGCCCAGTCGTCGACGGCGGCCACGAACGGGCCCGGCGGGCACCGGCCGCGGCCCGCGCCGGAGAGCGTTCCCGGCCAGCCGCACACCGGCGCGGGCGAGCCCCGCCCCGCCGCCGAGCTCTCGTCCGCCGCGGCCGGCGGCCCGCCCGGGGGCACCGAGCGCCGCTCGGGCCTTCCGCGCCCGCCGGGCCCGGCCGCGATGCGGCGCGACGGCGACCGGCTGCGCTTCGTGGGCGCGGCGACGCGGCGCATCGCCCGCGGCATCGACCTCGACGAGATCGTGATGGGCCTGTGCCGGGCCACGGTCCCGACGTTCTCGGACGCGATCCTCGTCTATCTGCGCGACCCGCTGCCGGTGGGCGACGAGCGCCCGGTCGGGCCGCTGCTGCTGCGCCTGCGCCGCACCGACCGCATCCCGGAGGACCACGACACCGACGGCGGCACGCTGCCCGCGCTCCAGGTCCAGTCCGACCTGGCGACCGCGGCGGAGCTGTGCGAGGTCGTCGGCGAAAGCGCGCTCGACCACGTGCTGCGCGGGGTGCGGCCGGTGTTCGCGGACTCCCCCGCGGCGCTCGGCGCGCTGCCGCAGCTGCTCGGCGAGGGCCGCTCGGCCCCCGGCGGGCAGCGGGCGATCCTGGCGCCCCTGCGGGGGCGGCGGCGGGTCATCGGCGCGGCGGTCTTCCTGCGCCGCCCGGACCGGCACGCCTTCGAGGCCGACGACCTGCTGGTGGCCGCCCAGCTGGCCACGCACAGCGCCCTGGGCATCGACAAAGCGGTCCTGTACGGCCGCGAGGCGTACATCGCGGACGAACTGCAGCGCACGATGCTGCCCGAGACCCTGCCGCGCGCCACCGGCGTGCGGCTCGCCTCGCGCTACCTCCCGGCCGCCGAGACCGCCCGCGTCGGCGGCGACTGGTACGACGCGATCCCGCTGCCCGGCAGCCGCGTGGCGCTCGTCGTCGGTGACGTCATGGGGCACTCCATGACGTCCGCCGCGATCATGGGCCAGCTGCGCACCACCGCGCAGACCCTCGCCGGGCTCGACCTGCCGCCGCAGGAGGTCCTGCACCACCTGGACGAGCAGGCCCAGCGGCTCGGCTCGGACCGCATGGCGACCTGCCTGTACGCGGTCTACGACCCGGTCTCGCACCGCATCACCATCGCCAACGCGGGCCACCCGCCGCCCGTCCTGCTGCATCTGGGCGGGCGCGCGGAGGTCCTTCGCGTGCCCCCGGGCGCGCCCATCGGCGTGGGCGGCGTGGACTTCGAGGCCGTCGAGCTGGACGCCCCGGCGGGCGCGACGCTGCTCCTGTACACGGACGGGCTCGTGGAGTCCCGCCTCCGCGACGTGTGGACCGGCATAGAGCAGCTGCGCGAGCGGCTCGCCGCCACCGCCCAGCTGACCGGGCCCGACCATCCGCCGCCCCTGGAAGCGCTGTGCGACGAGGTGCTCGACATGCTCGGGCCCGGCGACCGCGACGACGACATCGCGCTGCTCGCCGCCCGCTTCGACGGCATCGCGCCCAGCGACGTGGCGTACTGGTTCCTGGAACCGGAGGACGCCACCCCGTCGCGCGCCCGCCGGCTCGCCCGCAGCGCCCTGGAGCGCTGGGGCCTGACGGATCTGAACGACGCGGTGGAACTGCTGGTCAGCGAGGTCGTCACCAACGCCGTGCGGTACGCCACGCGCCCGATCACGCTGCGCCTCCTTCGGACCGACGTCCTGCGCTGCGAGGTGGGCGACGACGTGCCGCAGCTGCCGCGGCTGCGCCAGGCGCGCGCCACGGACGAGGGCGGCCGCGGCCTGTACCTGGTCAACAAGCTGGCGCGGCGCTGGGGCGCCACCCGGCTCAGCACGGGAAAGGTGGTCTGGTTCGAGCTGAACCAGACATGA
- a CDS encoding class I SAM-dependent DNA methyltransferase: MSEEYGVRGGRDRTGQAEAFDAIGAAYDIAFPHKEGQLAAGKRLVAELPAGSRVLDVGCGTGLPTARQLTDAGHTVLGVDLSAGMLDLARGNVPPPAAEFRRLDLADLRIDGEGPGTVGQFDGIACFFALLMLPREEIPSALRLLRSLLRPGGLLALSMVEADLDDAAIPFLGHVIRVSGYLRDELRQVVRDAGFDIAHEESYAYAPASTDAPPEHQLFLHCRRG, encoded by the coding sequence GTGAGCGAGGAATACGGAGTGCGTGGCGGCCGCGACCGCACGGGCCAGGCCGAGGCGTTCGACGCCATCGGCGCGGCGTACGACATCGCTTTTCCGCACAAGGAGGGGCAGCTCGCGGCCGGAAAGAGACTCGTCGCCGAACTGCCCGCCGGGTCCCGGGTCTTGGACGTGGGCTGTGGCACCGGGCTGCCCACGGCCCGTCAGCTCACCGACGCGGGGCACACCGTGCTGGGTGTCGACCTGTCAGCCGGAATGCTGGACCTCGCGCGCGGGAATGTACCCCCGCCCGCGGCCGAGTTCCGCCGCCTCGACCTCGCCGACCTGCGGATCGACGGCGAAGGACCGGGCACTGTGGGGCAGTTCGACGGGATTGCCTGCTTCTTCGCGCTGTTGATGCTGCCCCGGGAGGAGATACCGTCTGCTCTTCGGCTGCTGCGGTCACTGCTCAGGCCCGGTGGTCTGCTCGCGCTGTCCATGGTCGAGGCCGACCTGGACGACGCGGCGATTCCGTTCCTGGGGCACGTAATCCGGGTATCCGGTTACCTGCGGGACGAACTGCGGCAGGTCGTGCGGGACGCCGGTTTCGACATCGCCCACGAGGAGTCGTACGCGTACGCCCCGGCGAGCACCGACGCACCACCTGAGCACCAGTTATTCCTGCACTGCCGACGCGGCTGA
- the fomD gene encoding cytidylyl-2-hydroxypropylphosphonate hydrolase, with protein sequence MTDHHDGTTAAAGAPRWSPGAHILWRYRANGGDGIHICRPVTVVEDTEDLLAVWLAPGTECVRPVLADGTSVHEEPLATRYTKPRTTRRGHWFGTGVLKLARPREPWSVWLFWEPGWRFKNWYVNLEEPRTRWSGGVDSEDHFLDLSVYPDRTWRWHDEDEFEQARRAGLMGEDRAAAVRAAGREAVAAIEAWGAPFADGWEQWRPDASWRIPALPGDWDRTPAHVSS encoded by the coding sequence ATGACAGACCATCACGACGGGACCACGGCAGCGGCGGGCGCCCCGCGCTGGAGCCCCGGCGCACACATCCTGTGGCGCTACCGCGCCAACGGCGGGGACGGGATCCACATCTGCCGGCCCGTCACCGTCGTGGAGGACACGGAGGACCTGCTGGCCGTCTGGCTGGCGCCGGGCACGGAGTGCGTGCGTCCGGTGCTCGCCGACGGCACCTCCGTGCACGAGGAGCCCCTCGCCACCCGGTACACGAAGCCGCGCACGACCCGCCGCGGCCACTGGTTCGGCACCGGCGTCCTGAAGCTGGCGCGGCCGCGCGAGCCCTGGTCGGTGTGGCTGTTCTGGGAGCCGGGCTGGCGGTTCAAGAACTGGTACGTGAACCTGGAGGAGCCCCGCACCCGCTGGTCCGGCGGTGTGGACTCCGAGGACCACTTCCTCGACCTCTCCGTGTACCCGGACCGGACCTGGCGCTGGCACGATGAGGACGAGTTCGAGCAGGCCCGGCGCGCCGGACTGATGGGCGAGGACCGGGCGGCGGCGGTCCGCGCGGCGGGCCGCGAGGCCGTGGCGGCGATCGAGGCGTGGGGCGCCCCCTTCGCGGACGGCTGGGAGCAGTGGCGGCCCGACGCGAGCTGGCGCATTCCCGCCCTGCCGGGTGACTGGGACCGCACGCCCGCGCATGTCTCGTCGTGA
- a CDS encoding class II fumarate hydratase, producing MSGGAGNDGSGEYRIEHDSMGEVRVPAGAKWRAQTQRAVENFPISGQRIERAHIAALAEIKAAAAQVNARLGVLDQDVANAVADAAREVADGRWDDHFPVDVFQTGSGTSSNMNTNEVLATLATERLGRDVHPNDHVNASQSSNDVFPSSIHIAATAAVTGDLIPALEHLAASLERKAAEFADVVKSGRTHLMDATPVTLGQEFGGYAAQVRYGVERLRASLPRLAELPLGGTAVGTGINTPPGFSAAVIAEVARATGLPLTEARDHFEAQGARDGIVETSGQLRTIAVGLTKISNDLRWMASGPRTGLAEISLPDLQPGSSIMPGKVNPVIPEAVLMVAAQVTGNDATVATAGAAGNFELNVMLPVIAKNVLESVRLLANASRLLADRTVDGVVAHRERAREYAESSPSVVTPLNKYIGYEEAAKVAKRALAERRTIREVVLDSGYVDRGDLTLEQLDEALDVLRMTHP from the coding sequence ATGAGCGGCGGCGCAGGCAACGACGGCAGCGGCGAGTACCGGATCGAGCACGACTCCATGGGCGAGGTGCGGGTCCCCGCCGGCGCCAAGTGGCGTGCCCAGACCCAGCGCGCGGTGGAGAACTTCCCGATCTCGGGGCAGCGCATCGAGCGCGCGCACATCGCCGCGCTCGCCGAGATCAAGGCGGCGGCCGCGCAGGTCAACGCGCGGCTCGGCGTGCTCGACCAGGACGTGGCCAACGCCGTCGCGGACGCGGCCCGCGAGGTCGCCGACGGCCGCTGGGACGACCACTTCCCCGTCGACGTCTTCCAGACCGGCTCCGGCACCTCGTCCAACATGAACACGAACGAGGTCCTCGCCACGCTCGCCACCGAGCGGCTCGGCCGTGACGTCCACCCGAACGACCACGTCAACGCCTCGCAGTCGTCCAACGACGTCTTCCCCTCCTCGATCCACATCGCCGCCACGGCGGCCGTCACCGGCGATCTGATCCCGGCCCTCGAGCACCTGGCCGCCTCCCTGGAGCGCAAGGCCGCGGAGTTCGCCGACGTCGTCAAGTCCGGGCGTACGCATCTGATGGACGCCACGCCCGTCACCCTCGGGCAGGAATTCGGCGGGTACGCGGCCCAGGTGCGCTACGGCGTCGAGCGGCTGCGGGCCTCCCTGCCGCGCCTGGCCGAACTGCCGCTCGGCGGCACCGCCGTGGGCACCGGCATCAACACCCCGCCCGGCTTCTCCGCCGCCGTCATCGCCGAGGTCGCGCGGGCCACGGGACTGCCGCTCACCGAGGCCCGCGACCACTTCGAGGCGCAGGGCGCGCGCGACGGCATCGTGGAGACCAGCGGGCAGCTGCGCACCATCGCCGTCGGCCTCACGAAGATCTCCAACGATCTGCGGTGGATGGCGTCCGGGCCGCGCACCGGACTCGCCGAGATCAGCCTGCCCGATCTGCAGCCCGGCTCCTCGATCATGCCCGGCAAGGTCAACCCCGTGATCCCCGAGGCCGTCCTGATGGTGGCCGCGCAGGTGACGGGGAACGACGCGACCGTGGCCACCGCCGGGGCCGCGGGCAACTTCGAGCTCAACGTGATGCTGCCGGTCATCGCGAAGAACGTCCTGGAGTCGGTGCGCCTGCTCGCGAACGCGTCGCGGCTGCTCGCCGACCGGACCGTCGACGGGGTGGTGGCGCACCGCGAGCGGGCGCGCGAGTACGCCGAGTCCTCGCCGTCCGTCGTCACGCCGCTGAACAAGTACATCGGGTACGAGGAGGCGGCGAAGGTCGCGAAGCGGGCGCTTGCCGAGCGGCGGACCATTCGCGAGGTCGTCCTCGACTCCGGCTACGTCGACCGCGGGGACCTCACCCTGGAGCAGCTGGACGAGGCCCTGGACGTCCTGCGCATGACCCACCCGTAG
- a CDS encoding ricin-type beta-trefoil lectin domain protein encodes MKRTTRVRKGGAGRLRATATVVTALTALLGGAVAAAPAHAAPAGPKGPATTAAPLPADLERIRAAEATKLYGDAAERPLAERKTGLISLGDSEISGEGIGRYESGTDGPDNWCHRSPDAAIHRTGIPVDVTYNVACSGATTANVRIGGQQQYADELVQSDNLAIKARNTRIKAIMLVIGANDDLQFAPVMTDCVTRYLTLQGPCAPKYAGGWQARVDALVPKVEQTVRDLRTVMSQAGYSGSDYKLVVMGYPSPIGPDFRDNPNFPGKLACGGLGYDSDTQWGRDEAVPAFERGIRQAARSTGATYLDNSRLFHGHEVCTEDTWARGLYVELSNPFPPDSNSVRQSFHPNARGHAAFASCLTQLYDSGWAEGGCADPAGTGSAKLHKGGWDDAFKPLKNEGTGTCLDADASSSRNGTKVQGWDCTGNRNQTWWYDTERQSLRTGLTHDRCVDVPEGAYKEGTAVTLWNCHGGGNQKFVKDAATLRPAAATTLCLTLAGAKEPLRLQKCTGAASQRFA; translated from the coding sequence ATGAAGCGCACGACACGCGTCAGAAAGGGCGGCGCGGGCCGTCTGCGAGCCACGGCCACCGTCGTCACGGCCCTGACGGCCCTGCTCGGCGGCGCCGTGGCGGCCGCACCCGCCCACGCCGCGCCCGCGGGACCGAAGGGCCCGGCCACGACGGCCGCCCCGCTGCCCGCGGACCTGGAGAGGATCCGCGCGGCCGAGGCCACCAAGCTCTACGGCGACGCCGCCGAACGTCCGCTCGCCGAGCGCAAGACCGGCCTGATCTCGCTGGGGGACAGCGAGATCAGCGGCGAAGGCATCGGCCGCTACGAGTCCGGCACCGACGGGCCCGACAACTGGTGCCACCGCTCGCCGGACGCGGCCATCCACCGCACGGGCATTCCCGTCGACGTCACGTACAACGTCGCGTGCTCGGGGGCGACGACCGCGAACGTCCGCATCGGCGGGCAGCAGCAGTACGCCGACGAGCTGGTGCAGAGCGACAACCTCGCCATCAAGGCCCGCAACACCAGGATCAAGGCGATCATGCTGGTCATCGGCGCGAACGACGACCTCCAGTTCGCCCCCGTCATGACCGACTGCGTGACCCGCTACCTCACCCTCCAGGGCCCGTGCGCGCCCAAGTACGCGGGCGGCTGGCAGGCCCGCGTCGACGCGCTCGTGCCGAAGGTCGAGCAGACGGTCCGCGACCTGCGCACCGTCATGAGCCAGGCCGGGTACTCCGGCAGCGACTACAAGCTGGTCGTCATGGGCTACCCGAGCCCGATCGGCCCCGACTTCCGCGACAACCCGAACTTCCCCGGCAAGCTGGCCTGCGGGGGCCTCGGCTACGACTCCGACACCCAGTGGGGCCGCGACGAGGCCGTGCCCGCCTTCGAGCGCGGCATCCGGCAGGCCGCGCGCAGCACCGGCGCCACCTACCTCGACAACTCCCGCCTCTTCCACGGCCACGAGGTCTGCACGGAGGACACCTGGGCGCGGGGCCTGTACGTCGAGCTGTCCAACCCCTTCCCGCCGGACTCCAACTCGGTGCGCCAGTCCTTCCACCCCAACGCCCGCGGCCACGCGGCCTTCGCGTCCTGCCTGACCCAGCTGTACGACTCCGGGTGGGCCGAGGGCGGCTGCGCCGACCCGGCCGGCACGGGCAGCGCCAAGCTCCACAAGGGCGGCTGGGACGACGCGTTCAAGCCCTTGAAGAACGAGGGCACCGGCACCTGCCTCGACGCCGACGCCTCCAGCAGCCGCAACGGCACCAAGGTCCAGGGCTGGGACTGCACCGGCAACCGCAACCAGACGTGGTGGTACGACACCGAACGGCAGTCCCTGCGCACCGGCCTGACGCACGACCGCTGCGTGGACGTGCCCGAGGGCGCCTACAAGGAGGGCACCGCCGTCACCCTCTGGAACTGCCACGGCGGCGGCAACCAGAAGTTCGTGAAGGACGCCGCCACCCTGCGCCCGGCGGCGGCCACCACCCTCTGCCTGACCCTCGCGGGGGCCAAGGAGCCGCTGCGCCTCCAGAAGTGCACGGGGGCTGCGAGCCAGCGGTTCGCATAG
- a CDS encoding fumarate hydratase, with amino-acid sequence MPEFAYSDLLPLGEDTTPYRLVTAEGVSTFEADGRTFLKVEPEALRKLAEEAIHDIQHFLRPAHLAQLRRIVDDPEASANDKFVALDLLKNANIAAAGVLPMCQDTGTAIVMGKRGQNVLTRGGDDEALSRGIYDAYKNLNLRYSQMAPLTMWEEKNTGSNLPAQIELYATDGGAYKFLFMAKGGGSANKSFLYQETKAVLNEASMMKFLEEKIRSLGTAACPPYHLAIVVGGTSAEYALKTAKYASAHYLDEIPAEGSELGHGFRDKDLEEKVFELTQRIGIGAQFGGKYFCHDVRVVRLPRHGASCPVAIAVSCSADRQAVAKITAEGVFLEQLETDPARFLPDTEDAHLDEGEVVKIDLNQPMDDVLAELTKYPVKTRLSLTGPLVVARDIAHAKIKERLDAGEEMPQYLKDHPVYYAGPAKTPEGYASGSFGPTTAGRMDSYVEQFQAAGGSKVMLAKGNRSQQVTDACAAHGGFYLGSIGGPAARLAQDCIKKVEVVEYEELGMEAVWKIEVEDFPAFVVVDDKGNDFFQNPAPEPTFTSIPVRGPGLA; translated from the coding sequence ATGCCAGAGTTTGCGTACTCCGATCTGCTCCCGCTGGGAGAGGACACCACTCCGTACCGGCTGGTGACCGCCGAGGGTGTCTCCACCTTCGAGGCCGACGGGCGCACCTTCCTCAAGGTCGAGCCGGAGGCGCTGCGCAAGCTGGCCGAGGAGGCCATCCACGACATCCAGCACTTCCTGCGGCCCGCGCACCTGGCCCAGCTGCGCCGCATCGTCGACGACCCCGAGGCGTCGGCCAACGACAAGTTCGTCGCCCTGGACCTGCTGAAGAACGCGAACATCGCGGCCGCGGGCGTGCTGCCCATGTGCCAGGACACCGGCACCGCGATCGTCATGGGCAAGCGCGGGCAGAACGTGCTCACGCGGGGCGGCGACGACGAGGCCCTGAGCCGCGGCATCTACGACGCGTACAAGAACCTGAACCTGCGCTATTCGCAGATGGCTCCGCTCACCATGTGGGAGGAGAAGAACACCGGCTCCAACCTGCCCGCGCAGATCGAGCTGTACGCGACCGACGGCGGCGCCTACAAGTTCCTGTTCATGGCGAAGGGCGGCGGCTCCGCCAACAAGTCGTTCCTGTACCAGGAGACGAAGGCCGTCCTCAACGAGGCCTCCATGATGAAGTTCCTGGAGGAGAAGATCCGTTCGCTCGGCACGGCCGCCTGCCCGCCGTACCACCTGGCGATCGTCGTCGGCGGCACGAGCGCCGAGTACGCCCTGAAGACCGCCAAGTACGCCTCCGCGCACTACCTGGACGAGATCCCGGCCGAGGGCTCCGAGCTCGGCCACGGCTTCCGGGACAAGGACCTGGAGGAGAAGGTCTTCGAGCTGACGCAGCGCATCGGCATCGGCGCGCAGTTCGGCGGCAAGTACTTCTGCCACGACGTGCGCGTGGTGCGCCTGCCCCGGCACGGCGCCTCCTGCCCGGTCGCGATCGCCGTGTCCTGCTCGGCCGACCGCCAGGCCGTCGCGAAGATCACCGCCGAGGGCGTCTTCCTGGAGCAGCTGGAGACGGACCCGGCGCGCTTCCTGCCGGACACCGAGGACGCCCACCTGGACGAGGGCGAGGTCGTGAAGATCGACCTGAACCAGCCCATGGACGACGTCCTCGCCGAGCTCACCAAGTACCCGGTCAAGACCCGGCTCTCGCTGACCGGCCCGCTGGTCGTGGCCCGCGACATCGCGCACGCCAAGATCAAGGAGCGGCTCGACGCGGGCGAGGAGATGCCGCAGTACCTGAAGGACCACCCGGTGTACTACGCGGGCCCGGCGAAGACCCCCGAGGGCTACGCCTCCGGCTCCTTCGGCCCGACCACGGCCGGGCGCATGGACTCCTACGTCGAGCAGTTCCAGGCGGCGGGCGGCTCGAAGGTCATGCTGGCCAAGGGCAACCGCTCGCAGCAGGTCACCGACGCCTGCGCCGCGCACGGCGGCTTCTACCTGGGCTCGATCGGCGGCCCCGCGGCGCGCCTCGCGCAGGACTGCATCAAGAAGGTCGAGGTCGTCGAGTACGAGGAGCTCGGCATGGAGGCGGTCTGGAAGATCGAGGTCGAGGACTTCCCCGCGTTCGTCGTCGTCGACGACAAGGGCAACGACTTCTTCCAGAACCCGGCCCCCGAGCCGACGTTCACATCGATTCCGGTACGGGGGCCGGGGCTGGCCTAG
- a CDS encoding DUF1707 SHOCT-like domain-containing protein translates to MDLEKRSPTPPTTAPSHLRASDADRERAADVLADALATGRIDPQEHSERLDGVYGAKTFAEIEPHLADLPDPEGPGGGTSLAEAPARPTPGAIPESADETLYGVFSDAVRKGRWSPGRRTHAYAVFGDVVIDLSEAVFRHRQIAVKGFAVFGRVKVRVPENVSLRGRGTAVFGAFEVDTLESAERDAPVVFVEGFSVFGDLTARPRRGKLIRDLRGLLHKRQED, encoded by the coding sequence GTGGACCTGGAGAAGCGTTCCCCGACACCCCCCACCACGGCGCCGTCGCACCTCAGGGCCTCGGACGCCGATCGAGAGCGGGCCGCCGACGTCCTGGCGGACGCGCTGGCCACGGGCCGCATCGACCCGCAGGAGCACAGCGAGCGGCTCGACGGTGTCTATGGGGCGAAGACGTTCGCCGAGATCGAGCCCCATCTGGCGGACCTGCCCGACCCCGAGGGCCCCGGCGGCGGGACCTCCCTCGCCGAGGCTCCCGCGCGCCCCACGCCGGGTGCGATCCCCGAGAGCGCCGACGAAACGCTGTACGGGGTCTTCAGCGACGCGGTCCGCAAGGGCCGCTGGAGCCCCGGCCGCCGTACGCACGCGTACGCCGTCTTCGGCGACGTGGTCATCGACCTCAGCGAGGCGGTGTTCCGGCACCGGCAGATCGCCGTCAAGGGCTTCGCCGTCTTCGGCAGGGTGAAGGTCCGCGTCCCGGAGAACGTGTCCCTTCGCGGCCGCGGCACCGCCGTCTTCGGCGCCTTCGAAGTGGACACCCTCGAATCGGCGGAGCGTGACGCTCCGGTGGTCTTCGTGGAGGGCTTCTCCGTCTTCGGCGACCTCACGGCCCGCCCCCGGCGCGGCAAGCTCATCCGCGACCTGCGCGGCTTGCTGCACAAGCGCCAGGAGGACTGA
- a CDS encoding WhiB family transcriptional regulator codes for MLQPTHQSLQVAAVPAAGASPARAQPSAWGRVPVRERDQDTPWHSDAVCRRDEAGLFFAPSKEPTAARLSREEAAKRVCARCPVMVECREHALLQPEPYGVWGGLTAAERRVVLARRRRRDLELKKATRTATGAVAAAG; via the coding sequence GTGCTGCAACCGACGCATCAGTCCCTGCAGGTCGCCGCCGTCCCGGCCGCCGGGGCCTCCCCTGCACGAGCGCAGCCGAGCGCGTGGGGAAGGGTGCCAGTGCGCGAGCGGGACCAGGACACCCCATGGCACTCCGACGCCGTCTGCCGTCGCGACGAGGCCGGTCTGTTCTTCGCCCCGTCCAAGGAGCCGACGGCCGCGCGCCTCTCCCGCGAGGAGGCCGCGAAGCGGGTCTGCGCGCGCTGTCCCGTGATGGTCGAGTGCCGCGAGCACGCCCTGCTCCAGCCCGAGCCGTACGGCGTGTGGGGCGGTCTGACCGCCGCCGAGCGCCGGGTGGTGCTCGCCCGGCGCCGCCGGCGCGACCTGGAGCTGAAGAAGGCGACCCGCACGGCGACCGGCGCGGTCGCGGCCGCGGGCTAG
- the glpX gene encoding class II fructose-bisphosphatase, translating to MTEHHHLPSELEVSPEAPDRNLALELVRVTEAAAMAAGRWVGRGDKNGADGAAVRAMRTLVHTVSMNGVVVIGEGEKDEAPMLFNGERIGDGTGAEVDIAVDPIDGTTLTAKGMPNAIAVLAAADRGTMFDPSAVFYMDKLVTGPEAADYVDINAPVSVNIRRVAKAKKSAPEDVTVVILDRPRHEGIVKEIRETGARIKFISDGDVAGSVMAVREGTGVDLLMGVGGTPEGIISACAIKCLGGVIQGKLWPKDDEEKQRALDAGHDLDRTLTTNDLVSGENVFFVATGITDGELLRGVRYGAEMASTQSLVMRSKSGTIRKIDSDHRLAKLRAYSAIDFDRAK from the coding sequence ATGACCGAGCATCACCATCTGCCGTCCGAGTTGGAGGTCTCCCCGGAGGCCCCCGACCGCAACCTCGCCCTGGAACTGGTCCGGGTCACCGAGGCCGCCGCCATGGCCGCGGGCCGCTGGGTCGGCCGCGGCGACAAGAACGGAGCGGACGGCGCGGCCGTGCGCGCCATGCGGACCCTCGTCCACACCGTCTCGATGAACGGCGTCGTCGTCATCGGCGAGGGCGAGAAGGACGAGGCGCCGATGCTCTTCAACGGCGAGCGCATCGGCGACGGCACCGGCGCCGAGGTCGACATCGCCGTCGACCCGATCGACGGCACCACGCTCACCGCCAAGGGCATGCCGAACGCGATCGCCGTCCTCGCCGCCGCCGACCGCGGCACCATGTTCGACCCGTCCGCCGTCTTCTACATGGACAAGCTGGTCACGGGGCCCGAGGCCGCCGACTACGTGGACATCAACGCCCCGGTGTCGGTGAACATCCGCCGCGTCGCCAAGGCCAAGAAGTCCGCCCCCGAGGACGTCACGGTCGTCATCCTGGACCGGCCGCGGCACGAGGGCATCGTCAAGGAGATCCGCGAGACCGGCGCGCGCATCAAGTTCATCTCGGACGGAGACGTGGCCGGTTCGGTCATGGCCGTGCGCGAGGGCACCGGCGTCGACCTGCTGATGGGCGTCGGCGGCACCCCCGAGGGCATCATCAGCGCCTGCGCCATCAAGTGCCTGGGCGGCGTCATCCAGGGCAAGCTGTGGCCCAAGGACGACGAGGAGAAGCAGCGCGCGCTCGACGCGGGCCATGACCTGGACCGCACGCTCACCACGAACGACCTGGTCAGCGGCGAGAACGTGTTCTTCGTGGCGACCGGCATCACGGACGGCGAGCTGCTGCGCGGCGTGCGCTACGGCGCCGAGATGGCCTCGACCCAGTCCCTGGTCATGCGCTCCAAGTCCGGCACGATCCGGAAGATCGACTCCGACCACCGGCTCGCGAAGCTGCGCGCCTACAGCGCGATCGACTTCGACCGCGCCAAGTAG
- a CDS encoding DUF4245 domain-containing protein: protein MAGRTGKQTVRNMLLSMAVIGMVVAAIYVFIPHDESEDPVERVDYRVELLTARRAAAYPVAAPKGLPASWKPTSVRYNGAAHDSWHLGFLDPAGEYVAVKQSTGKPSEFIDEATQKARKTDATEKIAGKTWQRYKGTRYDALVLQDKGATTVVLGTAPFDQLSTMAESLEMKRTPVEPVKAG from the coding sequence GTGGCAGGCAGAACTGGCAAGCAGACCGTGCGGAACATGCTGCTCTCGATGGCCGTCATCGGCATGGTCGTGGCAGCGATCTACGTCTTCATCCCGCACGACGAGTCCGAGGACCCGGTCGAGCGGGTCGACTACCGCGTCGAGCTCCTGACCGCCCGGCGAGCGGCGGCGTACCCCGTGGCGGCCCCCAAGGGCCTGCCCGCGTCCTGGAAGCCGACATCGGTCCGGTACAACGGCGCAGCCCACGACAGCTGGCACCTGGGCTTCCTCGACCCGGCCGGCGAGTACGTGGCCGTCAAGCAGTCCACCGGCAAGCCCTCCGAGTTCATCGACGAGGCCACGCAGAAGGCCCGCAAGACGGACGCGACGGAGAAGATCGCGGGCAAGACCTGGCAGCGCTACAAGGGCACGCGCTACGACGCGCTCGTGCTCCAGGACAAGGGCGCCACGACCGTGGTCCTCGGGACGGCCCCGTTCGACCAGCTGTCGACGATGGCGGAGTCCCTGGAGATGAAGCGGACGCCCGTGGAGCCGGTGAAGGCGGGCTGA